Part of the Xiphophorus couchianus chromosome 8, X_couchianus-1.0, whole genome shotgun sequence genome is shown below.
agcttgtttgttgttgtttttctcttgatGGTAACTTATTATCAACATCTTCTctgatttcttctttatttaaatattataaataaccGATATTGGtggttgaattttaaaatgactaaacaaaTACTATTTTCACAGTCTTGTGAAAAATAtacagattttctctttttgctattttttcacagctaaatgtttcagatcatcaaacagcttaaaattaaaagataaccagagtaaatatgaaaatctattataaaatatctttattaaGGGAATAAATGATGCATATAATTCACTGGGCCAACCTTGGTGCCATCGTGTGTTTGTTGCGTTAACAGACAATAAAAGAGGTTTTCACATAATTGTGGGTGATTTTTGCAGAACTgtttcacttcaaccaaactggGGGATTTTCCATCATGAACAGCCTATTTAAGGTCAAACCAAAGCATTTTAATCAGGCTTAGATCGGGCTTTTACTAGACCACTATAaaactttattgcttttttatggAGCCATTGAAAGATAAACATGCTGGTGTGTTTGTGATCATTTTGTGCGTTATCATCCGAGTGTCGTCAATATTTAAGTCAAGATGGCCGAAATGTTTTCTACAGGATTATCTTTTAGAGAAAAATACTGAATCTGTCCAGTTAGCTAGCCGCATTGCTAGCAGGTAGCTAACTTAGCGACAAGCTAATTTTGATGGCAAATAGATGACTAGCTAGCTAATAGGCTATTTAGCTAGCTTGTTGTTAGCTTCGTACTCTGagtatgaaatattttgaagttcatttttaatctgatatctgaaaacaataaaactgtttaGTTATTAATCTCCCCAcctttcactttattttttaataacttattcaTTAGATAGAATGTGTTCTGATTatgaaaccattttaaaaagaaaaacttttcacattattgttttaatcaCTATTTttagttgaacattttaatttcacacaaaTCAGCAACATTagttaaaattacaaaacaaactgctgtaaatgttcaaaacaggaaaaaaagaaacagaaacacagaattAGAATTAACTTTAACATGAATGAAGTAACGCAtctatttatttgatttttaaaatcataaatgcaaataagaaataaaacagaaattcttAGTTTGATCTTAAAATAGTCACAATTACTAAACATTACAatttattggaaaataaatactttcactaaaaactaaatttaactaattcttattttagttcatttcttttttatctcaCAGTTTTGCTTAAAGTACGGTAACCCATGTAGCTGCAAGGATTGCAAAAACAATTGacaatatttatgtaaaaacaagataaattcccagctaaaaaataattaatgtattgtttttttatgctttttgttcttttttggcCTTTTTTATGCAGCTTATAATTCCTACTTCAACGTTCAgtgcaaaaacttaaaaaaaaaaagttcttaactccaaaaaacaccaaaaaatgcCATTTAACCAGTGTTTGTATAGCAGAGACGTTCATAATCTGAATTTACTGCCATCGTCAAACGGCTCAGAGTGCAGGATTTGTGGATTCATCCGGGGTCATCAGGGGTCATCAGGGGTCGTACATGGGATTGGTGAAGTTTCCTAAAGAGCCGTGTTCATGGCTGTTCAGCAGGGGGCCGTACGACGCCCGTCtgcaaacaacaacacagagaTGGTTAATGGAAATAAAGGTGATTTCGTGCTTTTAGTGTTATTGTTAAGTCTCACCTGAACTTGTGGTGGTATAATCCTCCCagcaccagcagaaccagcagcaggaaAATGGCCACGATGACAACGATGGTTCCTGCAGACAGAACGAGTTTTAAACAAGAGTTTAGTTATTGACCCAATCAGAGGAGGGCCAGTCAAAAACAGGATCCATGTTGGATTCAGACACAAATTCAGAGTTTCTTCATAAAAAATcagttaaatgataaaaatatgaacTCATTGTTCAGGCTGTCAGTGAACCATGAATTTCAGATGATTTCCTCTTCCAGCAGATCAGACAAAATTGACCTTTGAACTTTTAAATGAATAGGAAAGCAATAAGAGGAAGCAACAACAAAGGTTTCATCTGATAAAGGAAATGTTCATatgtaacataaataaacacaatgttctctttttaatttatatgtattgcttacaataaaaatattaattaaataaaataatagaaattaaattattttgcatgtcattatttttaaaataggaaaagaaTTAatctacatgattttttttaacttctctttttagaaaagaagaacaaattaaatatacagCGCTGTCTCttcctattttttattatttttttaaaataagggaaataatacaaaaataaaacatgttgtcCACtctctttttatatattttttttaattgatcatttttaaagttaagaaAAGGAATTatgcagttttctttcttttttaaataaaaaaaacccaaactttttttattttaaaatgttttaaatatgaaaaaacttgGAATATTATCTATCtacttattttttctctttctttaaaGTGAGgataaaatatatcttaaattttaagaacatttaaataaaatattcaatattctgtattcattattttcttttgttttaaagaggaaacaataaaatataaatgtttaactcAAACATACCAGAAGACTCAGGTTTTAAACTTCATTATTACACTATAACATAAATGtagctttagcatttttaatttcatgtttAATTCTGTTGAAAACCTTTTGTTCTGTCCTGAATATTTCTGAAACGAAACCCAAACTTGACTCGGTTTCTCCTTAAACCATAAAGGTTCTGAGTCACATTTATCACCTCCACCAGTCGGCCATGATGGGAAGCTAGTAAACGCTACAGGTGAGGCCAACACCTGGACTTATCAGCTCCATGACAAACAGGTGACATTTAAGCAGCAGAACCAAAACGTTTGCAGAGGaagtattattatttctgtaacCGTTTACCAACCAGAGAGGAAGAGCAgtcactaaaacaaaaacctgttttttttcagtagttCGTTTGTAAATCTCATAAAGAAGTGACTGGAAGGTAAACAAGGAAGTGAGAGAAGAAATCGGCTCACATATTAACCACAGCAGgaacttttccacattatgAGGCAGAGAAGTGGGACGGATGAAAATGTTGAGCAACGACTGAAACATCGGGCCGCTGCCAAAGAGTTTCAACATTTACAGCTTTTTAatcaatttcttttcatttttgtctctaaaatttaaataaatgacaatgatatttataaaaaaaagtggcCCTTATTTCAAGAGAATCTTTATTTATTGAGGAGAATATAGTcacaatattagcagaataaagacgcaattttaccagaatgtcttaaaatgaaacgaattcttttttaaataaattaaatgagttGTTTCCTATTAACACGTATTTGAagcatatttataatttttaaaaatgtatgtttgagTCCTAATAAAATTATTCCAATAATAATTTCACTTAAACCCAACATAATATTTCCTACTTCTACTGAGGGGgattaatgaaatatttgactggatctttttaaaacagtgatggaaaaatctgaaggctttttgtcattttgacagattataATCTCAAAAGGAAATTCCCATCTGACTTTCACCTTTGACCTGAACTCCATACATCTGGCTGTCCGTTTCCAACACGCTGCCCCTCGTTTACAGAGTCTTAAAAACTTCTGATCCCTTCAGTTTGGGAAACGTTCCCTGATCTCAATCACAGATTTCTGCCTCCATATCAACatcaaaactctgaaaaattgGATTATGCACAAGCAGGCGCACAATTCAGGTCAGTTAACAGTTTTTTTCGTCTCCATGTAGATTTTGGAAGGAgcttaatgaggaaaaaatatctcaaaatcagtgattttgattccaaaagaataaaaagtaaaatggtaAAATGGTGGACCTGCCTACCTGGGCTAAGCGCCACCGACTTCTGTCCCTCCTTGTCCGGCTTCAGACTGCTGGTGGGGGCTGTGGTTGACGTGGGTCTGCCGGAAGAGGCAGCATCAGGCCTGGTGGTTGGGGCGCCGGATGAGGTCGGTGGTTCTGAGGCCATTTTACTGGTTGTGGAAACAGTTGTGGGGGTAgagctgctggtggtggtgttGGTTACGGTGGTGGTGTTGGTTACGGTGGTGGTGTTGGTTACGGTGGTGGTGTTGGTTACGGTGGTGGTAGTGGTTACGGTGGTGTCATTTGTTTGAACGGTTGTGAGGGTGACGGTCGTATTCGTAGCATCTGAGGTCactgaggatgatgatggtggtgatgaagATGCAGAAACGGCCGTAGTGCCGCTCTCGGTTTGAGATGATGAGGTTGATGAGCTGAAATCAGTTGACGAATGTATAGATGTCGTCATTATTGTTGATGGTGTCGATGTTGTTCGTGTCGTTGGTggtgttgttgttggtgctgtagttggtgtagttgttgttgtcattgttggtgctgtagttgttgttggtgctgtagttgttgtcattgttgttgttgtcattgttgttggtgctgtagttgttgtcattgttgttggtgctgttgTTGGtgtcattgttgttgttgtcattgttgttggtgctgtagttggtgtcattgttgttgttgtcattgttgttggtgctgtagttggtgtagttgttgttgtcattgttggtgctgtagttgttgttggtgctgtagttgttgtcattgttgttgttgtcattgttgttggtgctgtagttgttgtcattgttgttggtgctgttgTTGGtgtcattgttgttgttgtcattgttgttggtgctgtagttggtgtcattgttgttgttgtcattgttgttggtgctgtagttggtgtcattgttgttgttgtcattgttgttggtgctgtagttggtgtcattgttgttgttgtcattgttgttggtgctgtagttggtgtcattgttgttgttgtcattgttgttggtgctgtagttggtgtcattgttgttgttgtcattgttgttggtgctgtagTTGGTGCTGTAGTTGGTGTTGTTGGTGCTGTAGTTGGTGCTGTAGTTGCTGTAGTTGGTGCTGTAGTTGGTGTCTCTGATGCCAATGTTGATGCTAATGATAGCAACAGCCCTGTAATTCCACACAAACGACACTTCAGTCTTTTTCCACTCTTAATCTCACCTcttatgttttacagtgcagcagTTTCTCTACGATATTCTTTATTCTGAGACGTAAAACcgtttaaaaatcaaaaccagtcaagaaaaacacaattccCATTGGTTAATTCTACATAATCTCCAATCtctacagcacatttcagcaactcaaagtgcttcacatcatgaaaacatcatCCATAGTTgtgaaaaaacagacattaaatttcttatatgttggtcaatgttcaaCTTATCATGCAGTTTGATGACGGAAACAGAAAAGGTCCAAAACAGCTGCCCTGTGGAACTCCagattgtacattttttatggATGAGAAActgtctttaaaaatatgactgaCTTTATTCTTGGAATATTATCACTTTTTTACGTTTAtaagaaatgtattattatgGCCTTAATCcactgtcagttttgttttctttgcaaaatggttGCAAAGATGTGCAGCAGATAGAAAATGaactcaaaataacaataatattgtttatcacaataactccTGGAACAattttatcgtccagtaaaatttcTTATGACAGAACAATACATTCTtagtttaaaaaagtatttttagggaatttcttcatgttttgcgTCACTGTGTCTAACTAAAGCCACGCTGATGTTTTTCTTAGACGCAGGCCGTGTTGGTGTGCAGGAAGTGGAAACTGAGATCCGGTTTGACGCTTCTGAGAGTTTCTCTCTCAGGCAGTTTGGtctcaattttgtttttcaaactgataaaaacatttttctcacctCTAAATCTGTCTAACAACACTTCCTGTCACAAACCAACCTTTTCCCTCAGCCTCCACTGGTTTAGTTAAAGTAATTACtgttaatcaatcaatcattgAGAAAACCTTTGAACTGTGGAGCTTCCCTCGAGGAAATGCAGGTTTTAAGTTAAACTTTCTTTAACTTCAGACAATCTTTGAAAACAGCTGAGGAGATCAGGTTGTATGATCATCTTCAGcatcatttaaacatttaaacaaactaaTTAATCTGAATATTATGCAGGTATTTGAGTGAACTGATCATAGAGCGGATGACTTACATGTTATCAGCGTTTGCAGACTGACCCTcatcttgtttttatcttccTGAGCGTCTGAGCCGCTGATCTTTGCTCCCTTTGGACGTCTGAGCGGTTCCCTGCCTGGAgccggttccggttctggttatATATGAGCCGAACATGAGAGAGGGGGGCGGTACCGCTGACTGAGTCAGACCTCAGAGGGCGGCCCGGTCCGCATTCaggaagctgttagaggtgacAGCCTGTGGTTGGTTTATTTTTAGGCTTCGTGTTCTGGTTAAAAGTTTAATAACTGAGATACATTGTAAAACAGAatataagttgtttttatttctataattatttttatttctggtataaatgttcagttttgtttttcattttaaggttGGTGGCGATAGAGTTCAGTGATTTAATGTTAAGCCAGCAGCAACGTCTGAGTTGTAATTACAAGCATCcagcagcagagggcagcacaAACTTTAAATACATTCAGGAAGAACAGCAGGTGAATTTTAAAGGACAAGTACACCATTTATTGAGTAAACGGTGTACTAACCTCAATATTAATAAGGATATTTCCTAATATATTCCatagtatatttatttattttaaattttattttcgcatttgtttacagttttctttgctcttatttattcagttatttttcttaattatttacagtttcATCTCCtagttatttcattttattttctcattcattttctattttgatttgtctcatttttatatttagttttatttcctaTTTACTTAGTTTCAATGTTATTTTGTCAGTTACTTATTATCAGtttatttcctctttgtttttaatattagtttatttactaatttattaAACGTTTTATTTCCTCTCTATTTTATGGCTTTTTTGGAAGCTTCTTGCCTCCCTGTATAAAAcagtccagcagggggcagcatgTTGCTATGAAAGACGCCCTGACTGCCGATTTATTACAATAACAGACAGTGTTCATTTTGAAAGCCtagaatttaaaacaaatccatTAATTATCAAATTCAGtcctttctttttaaaccataaaatcaTCCTCGCAAAGATTCCAGAGGATTGAAGTTTACCAACAGAAAATTGGTTCTGGTGTCACCAGATCCCGTCCTTTTCCACTCAGATTGACTTTACTGCGACTAAAGAGAGTCAAGAGTTTATGTAGGACTGAAGGATTTGTTTCTGCTCTGATCAGCTGCTGCGTTTCACATTCACTCTGAattgagtcaaaccaaccaaactctgaaaaacctgttcccctcctcgcctgtgggggcgctgcaccaataaccactgaaggaaatgacaaaaacctccaaagaagaCACTGAGGGCAACGTAAttctttcacaaaatgtaaacagagtggcgtcagattttaggggttggaggatttttatttcttctgcttGCACTTGGCTAGTGTGTTTGTTTcggttgtttttacccagaatgccctgcgctgtagttcacttcctgcttttggagcggtctccggtctaAAAGCTTAGTCAAATCgctttttttgttcaattacATGCCCACGCTTCTCCAACCGAACCGGAActacagtttgattaaagcgactaaacaaataaacaaagctgTTGTGAAATTTCTCTAAagtgcaaggcattctgggtaaagaCAGTCAGAAAagtgttagcctagcgctagcaggaaaAATGGATCGTGGTTTTGTACCAGACAAAAGACatatcctccaaccgctaaaatttGATCccgctccatttttgtttccatttggtgaagaatGAAGTTGCGCTCGGtatcttcagaggttttcttgtcgtttccttcagtggttcttggtgcagcgcccccacaggccaggaggggaacagggtTCAAAgcatttgaatattttgacactgaaaatgtagcaaatctTGCAACTTTGGTTGCAATCGAACCGAATCTTCTGGACTCTGATTCTTCAAACTGTCAGTTAAAAGTCAGTCTAAAGTGTTGACACAGATTGTAGCAAAGATATTCATAAATGTTCTGCTTAAATCGGAAATCGGAAGGCAGAAATgactgaaagtgttttttttacaaagtttaaaaacGTAAAAAGTACAAAGTTGACTTTGAATTTACAGTAGTGTGTTGGCTGTCAGTGTTGATTTTACTGCTGCAGGTCACAGGAAGAAGTTTATCTTCACCCCAGGAGGAGATGAGAATAATTGACCCCTCATGCAGTGACCTCTAATTTCTGTCTGATTGCCTAATTAATGAATTCGTTAACAAAGCCAATGAGGCGATCGCAAACCTTTGCAGGGTTTGAGACGTTTGTTCCACAACCTGGCAGGTTGTGAGACTTTGTTTCTGAGGATCAGCAGGAAAACCTGCATGCAGGTGAATCtccgtttttaaaaataatccttcGCCTTTTACAACACGAGAGCTTCGTAGTTGCTCTGAACACAAAGAgagtaaaacattaaagggaTTTTCAGGTACCACTTGATCAATAGAATAATGGGGGTAATTATCTCACAAGTGGGGAAAGGTCTGCAATTTAAACAGACTGTTTGATTGAAGCTGAGGCCGAGCCTCCGCTGGGTTTTGTCTGAACCAAACGGCTCCATTTGGACACGAATTTAAAGACTTTGGAGTCAATTTTCTACTGCAAACAATACATTCAGTTCACATGTAGCtggaaagagaaacagagaatgAGAAAGTCTTTGTCATGGGTATGAAAACTAATTGAACTGGTCTGTTTTCAAACAGATGTAATTGTTTCTAAGTTGCACTTAAAAAGATTCACCTTGACCACTTTTGCAGCAGAGACACTGGCAATGAAAtaagcccacagcatgatgctttcTCCACCATGCTGGTAAAGAGTTAGCAGGTTTCTAAGCTTCACTTTGCTAAGTATGAAGTtgcatattaaaaaattaacagcatttGGGTAATTTTAGTATTTCAGAAAGGAAAAACgaggtttatttttcaaaatcacatttttgctATCTTATAAGGTCATAAATATCACAGtcaaatatttagtatttaaattaaaaactgaatacttagttagaaagctaaacatttagcttcaaaataaatagttACCAAGTTAAATATGTAACTCACAGCTAAACGTTTagcttgaaactaaatatttagctagcaagctacATATGTAGCTccatgctaaatatttatttagcaagctaaatatgtagctctATGGTAAATGTAGCTCCAAGctagatatttaatttcaaaataatcttccatccatccatccattttctgttcacccttgtccctaatggggtcgggagggttgctggtgcccatctccagctacgttccgggcgagaggcggggtacaccctggacaggtcgccagtctgtcgcagggctcaAAATAATCTTCAgggtatttatttagtttaataatTCCAGACATGAATGAATATCTGACGAGGAAATGATGCATCATGGCATAAATAGCAGGAGAAACTAAAAACCAGGTGGTGATTTTTGTAGCTTCTTTGCAATAACAACCATAAGGAACATAATTTAAAGGCCTTGGAATAAAAAAGTGATTCTGTTCAAGCTTCACTAGATGTCAGAAGAtggttgtgaaaacaaaactgtgtcCAACCTGTTAGAGTTGCTTTAACCAAAGGCTGCATGTACAATTCTGACCGTCCAAATTCACACTGTTGCTCCCAGTTCCttgtaaaaaattaatcaaactgTTTAAGTAATCCACTGACATCCTCGTGTCTCAGACgggtaaaaatgtcaaaaaaagatcCAATGAAATGTTTGCACTTTAAGGTAAAACGGCTCATTCCCTCTGGCTCTGAATTCATTGCGTTGCAATCAGCCAAACGTGACGAACCGCTGACCTTTCACCGTCTTTTCACAGGCAGGCGACTGCGAGTCGTAATCCACACGGCCCTCGACAGATTGTATGATTTGCATTTATATTGACGGGGTGAAAGTGAAGCCTGGTGCAGTGGCTGCGGCCTGGACCGTCGGATAAGCTGACATATCGGATCAATCAGGAACGTTACGGGTCTCCAGAACTCGGCcgtatttaaatttttagcttCAGATCCGATGACGTCGCCGAGGTCTCGGAGTAGATTGGGGTCGAGGCCGACGATCAGCGAACAGCTGCTGAGCAGAGATACAACTACAAGAGAGAGAATTAAATGGTCTGTTGAGGAAATTT
Proteins encoded:
- the parm1 gene encoding cell wall protein DAN4 encodes the protein MTTTTTPTTAPTTTPPTTRTTSTPSTIMTTSIHSSTDFSSSTSSSQTESGTTAVSASSSPPSSSSVTSDATNTTVTLTTVQTNDTTVTTTTTVTNTTTVTNTTTVTNTTTVTNTTTSSSTPTTVSTTSKMASEPPTSSGAPTTRPDAASSGRPTSTTAPTSSLKPDKEGQKSVALSPGTIVVIVAIFLLLVLLVLGGLYHHKFRRASYGPLLNSHEHGSLGNFTNPMYDP